A region of Rhodamnia argentea isolate NSW1041297 chromosome 9, ASM2092103v1, whole genome shotgun sequence DNA encodes the following proteins:
- the LOC115736999 gene encoding transaldolase, with protein sequence MSLSLQSPPSSTLSSSSSLHDGKLRLLARSAASKLAFCYNPSLPRIRATSNSSSSLDAGLSTELDAVSSFSEIVPDTVIFDDFEKFPPTAATVSSSLLLGICSLPDTIFGNAIEMALADRGCYGLANNEMRLSCFVNKALVNVGGDMAKLVPGRVSTEVDARLAYDTHGIIRKVHDLLKLYGEVNVPPERLLFKIPSTWQGIEASRLLESEGIQTHLTFVYSFAQAAAAAQAGASVVQIFVGRLRDWARNHSGDPEVDAATRRGEDPGLALVTKAYNYIHKYGHKSKLMAAAVRNKQDLFSLLGVDYIIAPLKVMQSLKESITAPDEKYSFVSRLSPESAATYNFSEEELRKWDQLSLGSAMGPASVELLAAGLDGYVNQAKRVEELFGKIWPPPNV encoded by the exons ATGTCACTCTCCTTGCAATCTCCGCCTTCTTCgactctctcctcctcctcctctcttcac GACGGGAAGCTGAGGCTGCTCGCTCGATCCGCGGCGTCGAAGCTCGCGTTCTGCTACAATCCGTCGCTTCCTCGGATTCGAGCCACctccaactcctcctcctctctcgatGCCG GTCTGAGCACTGAATTGGATGCGGTGTCCAGCTTCAGCGAGATCGTTCCTGATACTGTCATCTTCGATGACTTCGAGAA GTTTCCTCCTACCGCTGCGACCGTTAGCTCCTCGCTCCTCCTGGGGATATGCAGTCTTCCGGATACTATTTTCGgg AATGCCATTGAAATGGCCTTGGCTGATAGAGGCTGCTATGGGTTGGCGAACAATGAGATGAGGTTGTCCTGTTTTGTCAACAAG GCTTTGGTCAATGTCGGAGGTGATATGGCAAAGCTTGTTCCGGGTAGAGTATCAACAGAAGTGGATGCTCGTCTGGCTTATGACACTCATGGAATTATTCGAAAG GTGCATGACTTGCTAAAGCTGTACGGCGAAGTAAATGTTCCTCCCGAGCGTTTGTTGTTTAAAATTCCTTCCACATGGCAA GGGATAGAGGCCTCAAGATTGCTTGAATCTGAGGGCATACAGACACATTTGACTTTTGTTTACAG CTTTGCTCAAGCAGCGGCTGCCGCACAAGCCGGTGCTTCTGTCGTTCAGATTTTTGTTGGTCGTCTTAGG GATTGGGCACGCAATCACTCTGGTGACCCAGAAGTGGATGCTGCTACGAGAAGAGGTGAAGATCCAGGGTTGGCTCTG GTGACGAAGGCTTATAACTACATCCACAAATATGggcataaatccaaattgatggCAGCAGCAGTGAGAAACAAACAGGATTTGTTCAGTCTTCTagg GGTGGACTACATTATTGCACCATTGAAGGTCATGCAATCTCTTAAAGAATCAATCACTGCTCCAGATGAGAAATACTCTTTTGTTAGTAGGCTGTCACCAGAGTCTGCTGCTACCTACAATTTCTCTGAAGAAGAG CTTCGTAAGTGGGACCAACTGAGCCTTGGCTCAGCTATGGGACCAGCTTCTGTGGAGCTACTTGCGGCTGGATTGGATGGGTACGTTAATCAGGCCAAGCGAGTCGAGGAGCTTTTTGGCAAGATCTGGCCACCCCCGAACGTATGA
- the LOC115737117 gene encoding probable trehalose-phosphate phosphatase F isoform X1 — MEMKPNHASPVLTDPAPVTKSRLGIRLWPQNGAALSSSKCITIPRKKPGILDDVRSNGWLDAMKASSPPRKKLVKDFILEVAVDDSDAAYVSWMLKHPSALNSFEQIIEQAKNKKIVVFLDYDGVLSPIVDDPDCALMSDDMRVAVKNVADRFPTAIISGRSRDKVYDLVGLTELYYAGSHGMDIMGPVNNSVSNDHPSCVKSTDQQGKEVNLFQPAREFLPVIDEVFRTLVENTKGITGAKVENHKFCASVHYRNVDEKNWPVIAQCVHDILKEYPRLRLTHGRKVLEVRPVIDWNKGKAVEFLLDSLGLSDSEDVLPIYIGDDKTDEDAFKVLREGNCGFGILVASTPKETSAVYSLKDPSEVMEFLKLLGDWKKTEEAGND; from the exons ATGGAAATGAAGCCTAATCATGCTTCTCCTGTTCTTACTGATCCTGCTCCTGTTACCAAGTCAAGGCTTGGCATCCGCTTGTGGCCTCAGAATGGAGCAGCGCTTTCCTCGAGCAAGTGCATAACAATTCCGAGGAAAAAGCCTGGAATACTGGATGATGTCCGCTCCAACGGCTGGCTCGATGCCATGAAAGCATCCTCTCCCCCTCGCAAAAAGCTTGTCAAGGATTTCATTCTTGAAGTTGCTGTAGATGACTCCGATGCTGCTTATGTATCCTGGATG CTTAAGCATCCATCAGCTCTCAATTCTTTCGAGCAAATAATTGAGCAGGCTAAGAACAAGAAGATAGTGGTGTTTCTGGACTATGACGGTGTTCTGTCTCCAATTGTTGATGACCCAGATTGTGCATTAATGTCTGATGAT ATGCGTGTAGCTGTAAAGAATGTCGCAGATCGCTTTCCTACAGCAATTATCAGTGGAAGGAGTCGCGACAAG GTTTACGATTTGGTAGGACTAACTGAACTCTACTATGCTGGTAGTCATGGAATGGACATTATGGGCCCTGTCAACAACAGTGTGTCCAATGACCACCCAAGCTGCGTTAAATCAACTGACCAACAG GGGAAGGAGGTAAATCTCTTCCAGCCTGCTAGAGAATTTTTACCCGTGATTGATGAG GTTTTTAGAACCCTCGTCGAAAATACAAAGGGTATCACAGGCGCAAAAGTTGAGAATCACAAGTTTTGTGCCTCTGTACATTATCGTAATGTAGATGAAAAG AATTGGCCAGTTATTGCTCAGTGTGTTCATGATATTCTGAAAGAGTATCCTCGTCTACGGTTAACACATGGACGGAAG GTTTTAGAGGTCCGTCCAGTGATTGACTGGAACAAGGGAAAGGCAGTTGAGTTTTTGCTTGATTCTCTTG GGCTGAGTGACAGCGAAGATGTGCTTCCGATCTACATCGGGGATGACAAGACAGACGAAGATGCATTTAAG GTACTGCGAGAAGGAAATTGTGGTTTTGGTATTCTAGTAGCTTCAACACCTAAGGAAACTAGTGCTGTTTACTCACTCAAGGATCCATCAGAG GTCATGGAATTTTTGAAGTTGCTGGGCGATTGGAAGAAGACCGAAGAAGCGGGGAATGATTGA
- the LOC115737117 gene encoding probable trehalose-phosphate phosphatase F isoform X2, with the protein MKASSPPRKKLVKDFILEVAVDDSDAAYVSWMLKHPSALNSFEQIIEQAKNKKIVVFLDYDGVLSPIVDDPDCALMSDDMRVAVKNVADRFPTAIISGRSRDKVYDLVGLTELYYAGSHGMDIMGPVNNSVSNDHPSCVKSTDQQGKEVNLFQPAREFLPVIDEVFRTLVENTKGITGAKVENHKFCASVHYRNVDEKNWPVIAQCVHDILKEYPRLRLTHGRKVLEVRPVIDWNKGKAVEFLLDSLGLSDSEDVLPIYIGDDKTDEDAFKVLREGNCGFGILVASTPKETSAVYSLKDPSEVMEFLKLLGDWKKTEEAGND; encoded by the exons ATGAAAGCATCCTCTCCCCCTCGCAAAAAGCTTGTCAAGGATTTCATTCTTGAAGTTGCTGTAGATGACTCCGATGCTGCTTATGTATCCTGGATG CTTAAGCATCCATCAGCTCTCAATTCTTTCGAGCAAATAATTGAGCAGGCTAAGAACAAGAAGATAGTGGTGTTTCTGGACTATGACGGTGTTCTGTCTCCAATTGTTGATGACCCAGATTGTGCATTAATGTCTGATGAT ATGCGTGTAGCTGTAAAGAATGTCGCAGATCGCTTTCCTACAGCAATTATCAGTGGAAGGAGTCGCGACAAG GTTTACGATTTGGTAGGACTAACTGAACTCTACTATGCTGGTAGTCATGGAATGGACATTATGGGCCCTGTCAACAACAGTGTGTCCAATGACCACCCAAGCTGCGTTAAATCAACTGACCAACAG GGGAAGGAGGTAAATCTCTTCCAGCCTGCTAGAGAATTTTTACCCGTGATTGATGAG GTTTTTAGAACCCTCGTCGAAAATACAAAGGGTATCACAGGCGCAAAAGTTGAGAATCACAAGTTTTGTGCCTCTGTACATTATCGTAATGTAGATGAAAAG AATTGGCCAGTTATTGCTCAGTGTGTTCATGATATTCTGAAAGAGTATCCTCGTCTACGGTTAACACATGGACGGAAG GTTTTAGAGGTCCGTCCAGTGATTGACTGGAACAAGGGAAAGGCAGTTGAGTTTTTGCTTGATTCTCTTG GGCTGAGTGACAGCGAAGATGTGCTTCCGATCTACATCGGGGATGACAAGACAGACGAAGATGCATTTAAG GTACTGCGAGAAGGAAATTGTGGTTTTGGTATTCTAGTAGCTTCAACACCTAAGGAAACTAGTGCTGTTTACTCACTCAAGGATCCATCAGAG GTCATGGAATTTTTGAAGTTGCTGGGCGATTGGAAGAAGACCGAAGAAGCGGGGAATGATTGA